A window of the Tessaracoccus sp. MC1865 genome harbors these coding sequences:
- a CDS encoding DUF6049 family protein has protein sequence MVGRLLRALLAAMLLAMGLVGTPSTANAASEYLDVEITSISTPTLNLDNPEQVVEIQGRLTNVSTTPIRYVNVHFWRAPVPILTTDELTSITANLPVGNRLFEEAAGNLDILTRDEPFGPGERANFTVRATVAELVAEGPSQVPLGRDEAVYLLGVQVRGIPDDAENMVVGRAQVVTPATQQPVGSSALVVLAGTPSWLPDGTFLDDSLTEQLSGRLETLLSSAERPGVISAVDPALYQAVQWLSAEHTVAGEARPANGVALRWVERVDALADDGRLWRLPFANPDLVRVDATGQLPRVLAWAREATPQDLLDLPSVAVLDEGANTDLVSKLGEFSTVVIRNATGASVGPPRVLTAAPQGAVTALPAGVQLARKIADELLAPRPPLYVIDTPEAAAIDNELAPYREHVPATTTPAEPLRWADAQTPAAYQELVAALDEQTGNASLMADLTPSAEAYDLAAVGATVYSKGFPTEAAAVDYLNAASPAEVDLSRVTLRAAANYVMGARVNEFPATLSNDLDIPIVVGVEFSSDAPQRISVPGVKAVEVPARGTATITITPEAAANGVALVRPRLVTAEGQLLSEGPPIEITATDLGRVGWIIIVVSGAVVLGGTAWRIAAVRRERARADQGLPPKGSE, from the coding sequence ATGGTCGGTCGGTTGCTGCGTGCCCTGCTGGCAGCGATGCTGTTGGCGATGGGCCTCGTCGGCACCCCGTCGACGGCGAACGCAGCCTCCGAATACCTCGATGTGGAGATCACCTCCATCTCCACCCCCACGCTCAATCTGGACAACCCCGAGCAGGTCGTCGAGATCCAGGGGCGGCTGACGAACGTCTCCACCACCCCCATCCGCTACGTCAACGTGCACTTCTGGCGCGCCCCGGTGCCCATCCTCACCACCGACGAGCTGACCTCCATCACCGCGAACCTGCCCGTCGGCAACCGGTTGTTCGAAGAGGCCGCCGGAAACCTCGACATCCTGACCCGCGACGAGCCGTTCGGCCCCGGCGAGCGCGCCAACTTCACCGTCCGCGCCACCGTCGCCGAGCTCGTCGCCGAGGGCCCCTCGCAGGTCCCCCTCGGCCGCGACGAGGCGGTCTACCTCCTGGGCGTCCAGGTGCGCGGCATCCCCGACGACGCCGAGAACATGGTGGTCGGCCGCGCCCAGGTCGTCACCCCGGCCACGCAGCAGCCGGTGGGCTCCAGCGCCCTCGTGGTGTTGGCGGGCACCCCCTCGTGGCTGCCGGACGGCACGTTCCTCGACGACTCGCTCACGGAGCAGCTCAGCGGCCGCCTCGAGACCCTCCTCAGCTCCGCCGAACGACCCGGCGTCATCAGCGCCGTGGACCCGGCGCTCTACCAGGCCGTGCAGTGGCTCAGCGCCGAGCACACCGTCGCCGGTGAGGCACGACCCGCCAACGGGGTGGCCCTGCGCTGGGTCGAGCGGGTCGACGCCCTGGCCGACGACGGTCGTCTGTGGCGCCTCCCGTTCGCCAACCCGGATCTGGTCCGCGTCGACGCCACCGGCCAGCTGCCGCGTGTGCTGGCCTGGGCGCGCGAGGCCACGCCCCAGGACCTCCTCGATCTGCCGTCGGTGGCCGTCCTCGACGAGGGCGCCAACACGGATCTGGTCAGCAAACTGGGCGAATTCAGCACCGTGGTGATCCGCAACGCCACCGGCGCCAGCGTCGGCCCGCCCCGCGTGCTCACCGCAGCCCCGCAGGGCGCGGTCACCGCCCTGCCAGCCGGCGTGCAGCTGGCCCGCAAGATCGCCGACGAACTGCTCGCGCCCCGCCCGCCGTTGTACGTGATCGACACCCCGGAGGCCGCCGCCATCGACAACGAGCTCGCGCCCTACCGCGAGCACGTCCCCGCCACCACCACCCCCGCGGAGCCGCTGCGCTGGGCCGACGCCCAGACGCCGGCGGCCTACCAGGAACTGGTGGCGGCGCTGGACGAGCAGACGGGCAACGCCTCGCTGATGGCGGACCTCACCCCCAGCGCGGAGGCCTACGACCTGGCCGCCGTGGGGGCCACCGTCTACTCGAAGGGGTTCCCGACGGAGGCCGCCGCCGTCGACTACCTCAACGCCGCGTCGCCGGCGGAGGTGGACCTCTCCCGCGTCACCCTGCGGGCCGCGGCCAACTACGTGATGGGGGCGCGGGTCAACGAGTTCCCCGCCACGCTCAGCAACGATCTGGACATCCCCATCGTCGTCGGGGTCGAGTTCAGTTCCGACGCCCCGCAGCGCATCAGCGTGCCGGGCGTCAAGGCTGTCGAGGTGCCCGCACGGGGCACCGCCACCATCACGATCACGCCGGAGGCCGCCGCCAACGGAGTCGCCCTGGTGCGGCCCCGGTTGGTGACCGCAGAGGGCCAGCTCCTCTCCGAGGGCCCGCCCATCGAAATCACGGCCACCGATCTTGGGCGCGTCGGCTGGATCATCATCGTCGTATCGGGTGCAGTGGTGCTGGGAGGCACCGCGTGGCGCATCGCCGCCGTCCGCCGCGAACGGGCGCGGGCGGATCAAGGCCTTCCGCCGAAGGGGAGCGAGTGA
- a CDS encoding 1-phosphofructokinase family hexose kinase → MRTLRTVTLNTGYDDYFTVGDTVWGGVSPMDAFSSVCSGKGISCARAAVALGVPTVAYALVGTDDEKDYSGRLTAEGIAHRLVTVPGATRHNLTLIDAAGEKVAAHFVAQGFTLSGPADVRPLVDALLADVQPGDIVTLNGSTPTGLPATTWADLARSVLERGAEVVVDAQKDALVAALDVPGLLAFKPNDDEILAIPEVAAAPQEDRVAVALEVLRRAGVRLPMVSLGARGVAYVPDPHGVAEYGSLPVERAIQSVMAGDSFVAGLAWGRLASDEPRQWLRHALASAAAHVEGRAGSALRERAQLNLPAARLP, encoded by the coding sequence ATGCGGACTCTGCGCACTGTCACCCTCAACACGGGCTACGACGACTACTTCACCGTCGGCGACACCGTCTGGGGCGGCGTCTCCCCGATGGACGCCTTCAGCAGCGTCTGCTCCGGGAAGGGCATCAGCTGCGCCCGGGCCGCCGTCGCGTTGGGCGTACCCACGGTCGCCTACGCCCTCGTCGGGACCGATGACGAGAAGGACTACTCGGGCCGGCTCACGGCGGAGGGGATCGCGCACCGGCTCGTCACCGTGCCGGGCGCGACCAGGCACAACCTCACCCTCATCGACGCCGCGGGCGAGAAGGTGGCGGCACACTTCGTCGCGCAGGGCTTCACCCTCTCCGGGCCGGCCGACGTCCGCCCCCTCGTCGACGCCCTGCTGGCGGATGTGCAGCCGGGCGACATCGTCACCCTCAACGGATCCACCCCCACCGGCCTGCCCGCCACGACGTGGGCAGACCTGGCCCGCTCGGTGCTGGAACGCGGCGCGGAGGTGGTGGTCGATGCGCAGAAGGACGCCCTCGTCGCCGCTCTCGACGTGCCAGGCTTGCTGGCCTTCAAGCCCAACGACGACGAGATCCTGGCCATCCCGGAGGTCGCGGCCGCACCGCAGGAGGACCGGGTCGCCGTCGCGTTGGAGGTCCTCCGCCGCGCGGGGGTTCGGTTACCGATGGTGTCGCTGGGGGCGCGCGGGGTGGCCTATGTCCCGGATCCTCACGGAGTCGCGGAGTACGGCTCACTGCCCGTCGAGCGAGCCATCCAGTCCGTGATGGCAGGCGACTCCTTCGTGGCCGGCCTCGCCTGGGGCCGGCTCGCCTCGGATGAGCCGAGGCAGTGGCTGCGGCACGCCCTGGCGTCCGCCGCCGCGCACGTCGAGGGCCGCGCCGGATCCGCCCTCCGGGAGCGCGCGCAACTCAATCTTCCCGCGGCCCGTCTACCATGA
- a CDS encoding ABC transporter ATP-binding protein — MRSIIRIMATARELWPLYVSIVLGAILVSATALLTPFVIGRATDTVVSIASGDGGNWTDLIWYAVVLLVIALANSLLTNIAGYFGDQMSVKLRAILSGRYFHKLLRLPQRYYDNELTGKIVSRLNRSITSITDFLQTFANSFFPTVVTLLAVLVITAFYSPWLSLLLIIIYPTFVWLTAITSRRWMVWEKQKNDHYDIAGGRFAEVIGQMRVVKSFVAEKRELKGFNEHYDNTLTLTRSQSAFWHRMDFWRRAALDLVFFGVYAIIFVQAARGDYTVGAMVLLIQLTAMARQPVTSMSYWVDLTQRAVVGSEEYFNVMAEIDEPNNALEAEPTAEVKWTDEDPVIAFDDVDFGYDDGDGGSDNLVLRGIDLAVNRGERVAFVGESGGGKTTLVNLIMKLYPATRGEIRVHGQSVRDVPTVALRKAIGVVFQDANLFSGTIRENMEYGRPGATDQELTVAAQRANALDFISRLPNGFDTEIGERGIKLSGGQKQRLSVARALLKDAPILILDEATSSLDTKAERAVQAGLEQLMVGRTTLIIAHRLSTIASVDRIVTLREGRIDEVGSPAELARSGGIYAELLALQGSENKADKARLLAYEITQ, encoded by the coding sequence GTGCGCAGCATCATTCGGATCATGGCTACGGCCAGGGAATTGTGGCCCCTCTACGTCAGCATCGTCCTGGGGGCCATCCTGGTGTCGGCCACCGCGCTGCTCACGCCGTTCGTGATCGGCCGGGCCACCGACACCGTCGTCAGCATCGCCTCGGGCGACGGCGGTAACTGGACGGACCTCATCTGGTACGCCGTCGTGCTGCTGGTGATCGCCCTGGCCAACTCGCTGCTGACCAACATCGCCGGCTACTTCGGCGACCAGATGTCGGTGAAGCTGCGCGCCATCCTGTCGGGTCGCTACTTCCACAAGCTCCTGCGCCTGCCGCAGCGCTACTACGACAACGAACTGACCGGCAAGATCGTCAGCCGGCTGAACCGGTCCATCACCTCGATCACCGACTTCCTGCAGACCTTCGCCAACAGCTTCTTCCCCACCGTCGTCACCTTGCTCGCGGTGCTGGTCATCACGGCGTTCTACTCGCCGTGGCTGTCGCTGCTGCTGATCATCATCTACCCGACGTTCGTGTGGCTGACCGCCATCACCTCGCGCCGGTGGATGGTGTGGGAGAAGCAGAAGAACGACCACTACGACATCGCCGGCGGCCGCTTCGCCGAGGTCATCGGCCAGATGCGCGTGGTCAAGTCCTTCGTCGCGGAGAAGCGCGAGCTCAAGGGGTTCAACGAGCACTACGACAACACGCTCACCCTCACGAGGTCCCAGTCGGCGTTCTGGCACCGGATGGACTTCTGGCGCCGGGCGGCGCTCGACCTGGTGTTCTTCGGCGTCTACGCCATCATCTTCGTGCAGGCGGCGCGCGGCGACTACACCGTGGGCGCGATGGTGCTGCTCATCCAGCTCACCGCCATGGCCCGCCAGCCCGTCACCTCCATGAGCTACTGGGTGGACCTCACCCAGCGCGCCGTGGTCGGGAGCGAGGAGTACTTCAACGTGATGGCGGAGATCGATGAGCCCAACAACGCGCTGGAGGCGGAACCCACCGCGGAGGTGAAGTGGACCGACGAGGACCCGGTCATCGCGTTCGACGACGTCGACTTCGGCTACGACGACGGTGACGGCGGCAGCGACAACCTGGTGCTGCGCGGCATCGACCTGGCCGTCAACCGCGGGGAACGCGTGGCCTTCGTCGGCGAATCCGGCGGCGGCAAGACCACGCTGGTCAACCTCATCATGAAGCTGTACCCGGCCACCCGGGGCGAGATCCGGGTGCATGGCCAGTCCGTCCGCGACGTGCCGACGGTGGCGCTGCGCAAGGCGATCGGCGTGGTCTTCCAGGACGCGAACCTGTTCAGCGGCACCATCCGCGAGAACATGGAGTACGGCCGCCCCGGAGCCACCGACCAGGAACTCACCGTCGCGGCGCAGCGGGCCAACGCGCTGGATTTCATCTCCCGCCTGCCCAACGGTTTCGACACCGAGATCGGCGAGCGGGGCATCAAGCTGTCCGGCGGCCAGAAGCAGCGGCTGTCCGTGGCGCGGGCGCTGCTGAAGGACGCCCCCATCCTGATCCTCGACGAGGCCACCAGCTCGCTCGACACCAAGGCCGAGCGGGCCGTCCAGGCCGGGCTCGAGCAACTCATGGTGGGCAGGACCACGCTGATCATCGCGCACCGCCTCTCCACCATCGCGTCGGTGGACCGCATCGTGACGCTCCGCGAGGGTCGCATCGACGAGGTGGGCTCTCCCGCCGAGCTGGCGCGCTCCGGCGGCATCTACGCAGAGCTCCTGGCGCTGCAGGGCTCGGAGAACAAGGCGGACAAGGCACGCCTGCTCGCGTACGAGATCACGCAGTAA
- a CDS encoding Crp/Fnr family transcriptional regulator: protein MSTGDTCVSLVPIFKGLDHTQQLEVAGFARPLHFDAGDQVVAAGDRSRRLFVVHSGRVRVVHLSEGGREHVVRVLSVGDVLGEDAFVLGRRPTHYAYADTEASMCTFDHDDLAALVARYPGIAVRMLQVQSERLANAERMLAAMSGTDVGARLASYLLDLPSTSTPEGAEVELPMAKKDVASHLGTTPETLSRQLRKLVDDGVLGLHGRRGIVIRDIDALLDRSGATG from the coding sequence ATGTCAACCGGCGATACCTGCGTTTCCCTCGTGCCGATCTTCAAGGGCCTCGACCACACCCAGCAGCTGGAGGTGGCGGGGTTCGCCCGACCGCTCCACTTCGACGCCGGCGACCAGGTGGTGGCCGCCGGGGACCGCAGCCGGCGACTCTTCGTGGTGCATTCCGGCCGGGTCCGGGTGGTGCACCTGTCGGAGGGCGGCCGCGAACACGTCGTGCGGGTGCTCAGCGTGGGGGACGTGCTCGGGGAGGACGCCTTCGTTCTGGGCCGTCGCCCCACCCACTACGCCTACGCCGACACCGAGGCGTCGATGTGCACCTTCGACCACGACGACCTCGCCGCCCTGGTGGCCCGCTATCCCGGCATCGCCGTGCGGATGTTGCAGGTCCAGTCGGAGCGGCTGGCCAACGCCGAGCGCATGCTGGCCGCCATGAGCGGCACCGACGTCGGCGCGCGCCTGGCCAGCTACCTGCTGGATCTGCCCTCCACCTCCACTCCGGAGGGGGCAGAGGTGGAACTGCCGATGGCCAAGAAGGACGTGGCCTCGCACCTGGGTACCACTCCGGAGACGCTCAGCCGTCAGTTGCGCAAGCTCGTCGACGACGGCGTGCTCGGCCTCCACGGCCGCCGGGGCATCGTGATCCGCGACATCGACGCGCTGCTGGACAGGTCCGGCGCCACGGGCTGA
- a CDS encoding heavy-metal-associated domain-containing protein — translation MTTQTTTRTILRAEGFSCPSCVAKIEKAVGQLPGVARVKVHFASSRIEVDHDVEATSVDDLVAAVAKVGYTARPSAF, via the coding sequence ATGACCACGCAGACCACCACCCGCACCATCCTCCGCGCCGAGGGCTTCAGCTGCCCCTCCTGCGTCGCCAAGATCGAGAAGGCCGTCGGCCAGCTCCCCGGCGTCGCCCGAGTGAAGGTCCACTTCGCCTCCTCGCGGATCGAGGTCGACCACGACGTCGAGGCCACCAGCGTCGACGACCTGGTCGCCGCCGTCGCCAAGGTTGGCTACACCGCCCGTCCGTCGGCTTTCTGA
- a CDS encoding cation-translocating P-type ATPase, with protein sequence MHARLHRWAIPAVSGALIVVALVLGQVAPSAGEYFMLAAAVVAGAPVVKKAWLALRVKVIGIDLLVAVAAIGAIAIANYWEAAAVTFLFALGHALENATLAKTRSALAELVALAPTTATVIRDGEQVEVPAHTVEVGETVIVKNGGRVPVDADVVSGQAAVDEAAITGESIPVEKSAGSEVYAGTIVADGFLTLSATGVGADTTLARIVHRVEEAQDAKARTQQFMERFSKWYTPGIIALAVVVGLLTMDLELALTLLVIGCPGALVISVPVALVAGIGRAARDGILIKGGEFLETAAKIDVVALDKTGTITRGEPRLTDIMSRTLGDDEVLRWAAQAEAGSEHPLAVPVLDEARERGITVPAVPEHVRSVPGHGVVAMVQGREVAVGNVALIEKALRSSQAPAGRQWAEAAVEELSAAGRTPLLVALDGDIIGALGVADTVRDEAAELVASLHAAGVKRVLMLTGDNQRVADSVAAQVGIDDARASLLPEDKLEVIRQLQAEGHTVAMVGDGVNDAPALALADVGIAMGAAGSPVAVETADIALMTSRLSRIPDAISLAKRTAGVMRANIVIALITVGTLLAGVLFGGVTMAIGMLVHEASVLVVIVNAMRLLRRRTSASQPRLRPRVGDRQLATERKPELVR encoded by the coding sequence ATGCATGCCCGTCTTCATCGCTGGGCGATCCCCGCCGTTTCCGGCGCCCTGATCGTCGTCGCACTGGTCCTCGGCCAGGTCGCTCCGTCCGCCGGCGAGTACTTCATGCTCGCCGCGGCGGTGGTGGCCGGCGCCCCCGTCGTCAAGAAGGCCTGGCTCGCCCTGCGGGTCAAGGTCATCGGCATCGACCTGCTGGTGGCCGTCGCGGCCATCGGCGCGATCGCCATCGCCAACTACTGGGAGGCCGCAGCCGTCACGTTCCTCTTCGCGTTGGGTCACGCCCTCGAGAACGCCACCCTCGCCAAGACCCGCTCCGCGCTGGCCGAACTCGTCGCGCTGGCACCCACCACCGCCACGGTGATCCGCGACGGCGAGCAGGTCGAGGTGCCCGCCCATACCGTCGAAGTCGGTGAAACGGTCATCGTCAAGAACGGTGGGCGGGTACCCGTCGACGCCGACGTGGTCAGCGGCCAGGCCGCCGTCGACGAGGCCGCCATCACCGGCGAGTCCATCCCGGTCGAGAAGTCGGCCGGCTCAGAGGTGTACGCCGGCACCATCGTCGCCGACGGCTTCCTCACCCTCAGCGCCACCGGCGTGGGCGCCGACACCACCCTGGCCCGCATCGTCCACCGCGTCGAGGAGGCTCAGGACGCCAAGGCCCGCACCCAGCAGTTCATGGAGCGGTTCTCCAAGTGGTACACCCCCGGCATCATCGCGCTGGCCGTCGTCGTGGGGCTCCTCACGATGGACCTCGAACTGGCGCTCACCCTGCTCGTCATCGGCTGCCCCGGCGCGCTGGTGATCTCCGTGCCCGTCGCCCTCGTGGCTGGCATCGGCCGCGCGGCCCGCGACGGCATCCTCATCAAGGGTGGCGAGTTCCTCGAGACCGCGGCCAAGATCGACGTGGTGGCGCTGGACAAGACCGGCACCATCACCCGCGGCGAGCCGCGGCTCACCGACATCATGAGCCGGACTCTCGGCGACGACGAGGTCCTCCGGTGGGCCGCTCAGGCCGAGGCAGGCTCCGAGCATCCCCTCGCCGTGCCCGTCCTCGACGAGGCCCGCGAGCGCGGGATCACCGTCCCTGCCGTCCCGGAGCACGTCCGCTCCGTGCCCGGCCACGGCGTGGTCGCGATGGTGCAGGGCCGCGAGGTCGCCGTCGGTAACGTCGCCCTCATCGAGAAGGCCCTCCGCTCCTCGCAGGCACCCGCAGGGCGCCAGTGGGCGGAGGCCGCAGTCGAGGAGTTGTCCGCGGCCGGCCGCACGCCGCTGCTGGTGGCTCTCGACGGTGACATCATCGGGGCACTCGGTGTCGCCGACACCGTCCGCGACGAAGCTGCCGAACTCGTCGCCTCCCTGCACGCCGCCGGCGTCAAGCGAGTCCTGATGCTCACCGGCGACAACCAGCGGGTCGCCGATTCCGTCGCCGCCCAGGTGGGGATCGACGACGCCCGCGCGTCGCTGCTGCCCGAGGACAAGCTGGAGGTCATCCGCCAGCTCCAGGCCGAGGGCCACACCGTGGCCATGGTGGGCGACGGCGTCAACGACGCCCCCGCGCTCGCGCTCGCGGACGTCGGCATCGCGATGGGTGCAGCCGGCTCGCCGGTGGCCGTGGAGACCGCCGACATCGCGCTGATGACCAGCCGCCTCAGCCGCATCCCGGACGCGATCTCGCTGGCCAAGCGCACGGCCGGGGTCATGCGGGCCAACATCGTGATCGCCCTGATCACGGTGGGCACCCTGCTGGCAGGCGTCCTGTTCGGTGGCGTCACCATGGCGATCGGCATGCTCGTCCACGAGGCCTCCGTGCTGGTGGTCATCGTCAACGCGATGCGCCTCCTGCGCCGCAGGACCAGCGCCTCGCAGCCCCGGCTGCGCCCCCGGGTGGGCGACCGGCAGCTCGCCACGGAGCGGAAGCCTGAGCTGGTTCGCTGA
- a CDS encoding MDR family MFS transporter: MVGMFSASISQTIVGPAIPRIVADLGGLAWYSWLSTIVMLVSAVVTPISGKLSDIFGRRRFYIIGLLLFMLGSVLSGMAFSFWFLIVARTVQGIGMGILMPLSQTILGVLIPPRQRGKYQGYMGAVMGASQVAGPLLGGWITDVSSWRWLFYISMPVGLLALLIILRHLHIPEESVRGKIDHAGISTMTIGVSAALLGISLGGQNGWGEPQVIVLLLVGVVFSVAFVWVEHRAEEPIVPMHLFRNKIFTFSTVGAFFMNMAMMAVLIYVPVYAQGVLEVSATESGLILIPMNVVLFAMGIVVGQLTSRTGRYKEFAVAGAVVQVIGALLMLRLGEDSSRLELVASTAVLGFGYGMAFQIYVLAVQNAVQRRDLGVATSALQFFRNIGNTLGTAIAGTIMTTHLMSGIEERLTPELEARVPTGGLNPNAVLHPVDLLYLPEPLADLLRSSLGDAMQAVFLILPVLTLLSLVGTMFIKAVPLRDTLAQPEERGRELLDATAMSAPDQERVRLTPEDSHARSKERILGAHLVLLAEQVRDDNPILRDAVAEFGGGDLGRGLQMLRSTGTMLLTEDPDLIDEHEAFAVEMSKRGRRERMLSEQMTARLDAVAELVAHRPTGHVTRPRIDTAEGIDGTGLRRAVMMLDSALVADIATRRWERP, encoded by the coding sequence GTGGTCGGCATGTTCAGCGCCTCGATCTCGCAGACGATCGTCGGCCCCGCCATCCCGCGCATCGTCGCAGACCTCGGCGGCCTCGCCTGGTATTCGTGGCTCTCCACGATCGTGATGCTGGTCAGCGCCGTGGTCACCCCCATCTCGGGCAAGCTGTCCGACATCTTCGGCCGCCGTCGCTTCTACATCATCGGTCTGCTGCTGTTCATGCTCGGCTCCGTGCTCTCCGGCATGGCGTTCAGCTTCTGGTTCCTCATCGTCGCCCGCACCGTCCAGGGCATCGGCATGGGCATCCTCATGCCGCTGTCGCAGACCATCCTCGGCGTGCTGATCCCGCCGCGGCAACGCGGCAAGTACCAGGGCTACATGGGTGCGGTCATGGGCGCGTCGCAGGTGGCCGGCCCGCTGCTGGGCGGCTGGATCACCGACGTGTCGAGCTGGCGGTGGCTGTTCTACATCTCGATGCCCGTGGGCCTGCTCGCGCTGCTGATCATCCTGCGGCACCTGCACATCCCCGAGGAATCGGTGCGCGGGAAGATCGACCACGCGGGCATCTCCACCATGACCATCGGTGTGTCGGCGGCGCTGCTGGGCATCAGCCTGGGCGGGCAGAACGGCTGGGGGGAGCCGCAGGTCATCGTGCTGCTGTTGGTGGGTGTCGTCTTCAGCGTCGCGTTCGTCTGGGTGGAGCACCGGGCCGAAGAGCCCATCGTGCCGATGCACCTGTTCCGCAACAAGATCTTCACGTTCTCCACGGTGGGCGCGTTCTTCATGAACATGGCCATGATGGCGGTGCTGATCTACGTCCCGGTCTACGCCCAGGGCGTGCTGGAGGTCTCCGCCACGGAATCGGGCCTGATCCTGATCCCGATGAACGTGGTGCTGTTCGCCATGGGCATCGTCGTGGGTCAGCTCACCAGCCGCACCGGTCGCTACAAGGAGTTCGCCGTCGCCGGCGCCGTGGTGCAGGTGATCGGCGCGCTGTTGATGTTGCGGCTTGGCGAGGATTCCAGCCGTCTGGAACTGGTGGCCTCCACCGCGGTGCTGGGCTTCGGCTACGGCATGGCGTTCCAGATCTACGTGCTCGCGGTGCAGAACGCGGTGCAGCGGCGCGACCTGGGGGTGGCCACCTCCGCCCTCCAGTTCTTCCGCAACATCGGCAACACGCTGGGCACTGCCATCGCCGGCACCATCATGACCACGCACCTCATGAGCGGCATCGAGGAGCGCCTGACCCCCGAGTTGGAGGCGCGGGTGCCCACTGGCGGCCTCAACCCCAACGCGGTGCTGCATCCCGTTGACCTGCTCTACCTGCCTGAACCGCTGGCCGACCTCCTCCGCTCATCGCTGGGCGACGCCATGCAGGCGGTGTTCCTCATCCTGCCCGTGCTCACGCTGCTGTCGCTGGTGGGAACGATGTTCATCAAGGCCGTCCCCTTGCGCGACACGCTCGCCCAGCCGGAGGAGCGCGGACGCGAACTGCTCGACGCCACCGCCATGTCGGCACCGGACCAGGAGCGCGTGCGGCTCACGCCTGAGGACTCCCACGCCCGGAGCAAGGAGCGCATCCTGGGCGCCCACCTCGTGCTGCTCGCGGAACAGGTGCGCGACGACAACCCCATCCTCCGCGACGCCGTGGCCGAGTTCGGCGGCGGCGACCTGGGCAGGGGCCTGCAGATGCTGCGCTCCACCGGCACGATGCTGCTGACCGAGGACCCGGACCTGATCGACGAGCACGAGGCGTTCGCCGTCGAGATGTCGAAGCGTGGCCGCAGGGAGCGGATGCTGAGCGAGCAGATGACGGCGCGCCTCGACGCCGTGGCCGAGCTGGTGGCCCACCGTCCCACCGGGCACGTGACCCGGCCGCGGATCGACACGGCCGAGGGTATCGACGGGACCGGGTTGCGTCGGGCCGTGATGATGCTCGACAGTGCGCTGGTGGCCGACATTGCGACCCGCCGCTGGGAACGACCGTGA
- a CDS encoding FAD-dependent oxidoreductase, with the protein MNVDTVVIGAGQAGLSAAHHLQRLGIDFVVLDANPAPGGAWQHRWDSLTMHDVHGVADLPGTDVPAWDSAAQANVEVPEYFADYERRFNLLVERPVRVSRVESDPGTRDLLVHTTRGTWRAGSLINATGTWDTPFIPYYPGADTFRGEQFHTAHYPGPAALAGKKVVVVGGGASAVQFLGELAGRADLTWVTRRPPVWRSTEFDPDAGREAVALVEERVKRGLPPRSVVSVTGLMLRPQEQKAAAMGVYAARRPMFTRIEPDGVRFADGSFQPADVLLWATGFRPSIAHLAPLRLRSPEGGIELLAPRDPHTFTTSAVDGRIHFVGYGPSASTIGATRAGRVAALTIREQLDGVAA; encoded by the coding sequence ATGAACGTCGACACCGTCGTGATCGGAGCCGGACAGGCAGGGCTGTCAGCGGCCCACCACCTGCAACGCCTGGGCATCGACTTCGTCGTGCTCGACGCCAACCCGGCACCCGGAGGCGCCTGGCAGCACCGTTGGGACTCGCTCACCATGCACGACGTGCACGGCGTTGCGGACCTCCCGGGCACCGACGTGCCGGCCTGGGACAGCGCAGCTCAGGCCAACGTCGAGGTGCCCGAATACTTCGCTGACTACGAGCGGCGCTTCAACCTTCTGGTCGAGCGCCCGGTGCGCGTCAGCCGCGTGGAGTCGGACCCCGGCACCCGCGACCTGTTGGTCCACACCACCCGCGGCACCTGGCGTGCCGGGTCCCTGATCAACGCCACCGGCACCTGGGACACGCCGTTCATCCCGTACTACCCCGGTGCCGACACCTTCCGCGGCGAGCAGTTCCACACCGCCCATTACCCCGGGCCGGCCGCGCTGGCGGGCAAGAAGGTGGTCGTCGTCGGCGGCGGCGCCTCCGCCGTGCAGTTCCTCGGCGAGCTCGCGGGCCGGGCGGACCTCACCTGGGTCACCCGTCGGCCGCCGGTCTGGCGCAGCACCGAGTTCGATCCCGACGCCGGGCGCGAGGCCGTCGCGCTCGTCGAGGAGCGCGTCAAGCGGGGTCTGCCGCCCAGATCGGTGGTCAGCGTGACGGGCCTGATGTTGCGTCCGCAGGAGCAGAAGGCGGCCGCCATGGGCGTCTACGCCGCCCGTCGGCCGATGTTCACCCGCATCGAGCCCGACGGCGTGCGCTTCGCCGACGGATCGTTCCAGCCGGCCGACGTCCTGCTGTGGGCCACGGGCTTCCGTCCCAGCATCGCCCACCTGGCGCCGCTGCGGCTGCGCTCCCCGGAGGGCGGCATCGAACTGCTCGCGCCACGGGATCCGCACACCTTCACCACGTCAGCCGTCGACGGCCGGATCCACTTCGTGGGTTACGGCCCTTCGGCCTCGACGATCGGCGCCACCCGGGCGGGGCGGGTCGCCGCGCTGACCATCCGTGAGCAATTGGATGGGGTCGCCGCCTGA